From Etheostoma cragini isolate CJK2018 chromosome 10, CSU_Ecrag_1.0, whole genome shotgun sequence, the proteins below share one genomic window:
- the ppargc1b gene encoding peroxisome proliferator-activated receptor gamma coactivator 1-alpha isoform X1 produces the protein MADCAPLLDEELSSFVFSYLTENSGSQYGEEEVCSDRLDTDFPDIDLSQLDTSDFDSVNCLSELQWCNDQPADVSPASIHYSTADELFEIEEENAALLAALTDSLDGMVDAEVGGLSVFPALGEEPDQEEEDEDSLSLSTEDFSQSLGAETEDPSLLKKLLLTPPNVPTPIDAHKDRVPGHRYSNRSLQVRPVRPLVKSDHRQERKPRVVRPAGRLCTELHRHLTTARDSEENPAPDTEEDEEDEESESEEDEEEEEGEEEEEESSSSEVEGVGVVAAVPGEPAKPQFSSEKELHSVVELITYMHTYCLPTRKQQGWERKDREAPRPRARAEASRLATTNSHSRVVLVATPGTSVGFTGTGSAPRRLPFARRREMKANSLLRELLQQSSSFDVSKPYRLHSPPYLHSPNRVGVSTPSAAAKSASSYFPSSSTPKLELRKDSSSHERRSYSSEAPQSPEETAEDGGSFSVRRSRRLASFPSRFAKRLRPGRAREGEGRDREEREEGRAGVKLMPTQAGGGTTTKKQPEQPNPEDDSTGTTEPTKPCCHEKRACLCLPLNSKSTGRESQYSTKSFEQTLGVDLCGTAGLTPPTTPPHKPVEDELFKPAEGGKGGEGTVGVDGGSEASSTITASKGSSWLSRTHHQRKLPEQTELYAQLRRMGQAGDIDTHRTFGDHDYCALSLGESRKRSAAMLGAILQAQGGSDGVGSQAPKAADNQVSDGNGKENRERLDVSEIAELLEHHTPTVVISSSPPLHCQSPAATPPVSEEEAERSSRSPSPILLCPDSPASKTDSSENSEICTDDKQRNKAKSDEDNCQVFYIHNLPTSVTQNMLRKRFQVFGKPEDCKVIICNEERCGVIKIRQSGVQKHWRERETVFQNGPAGLRRLTRKRYIDLDEAGPGPVKSKYDALDFDTLLKEAQKSLHR, from the exons CCGGCGGACGTGTCACCGGCCTCCATCCACTACAGTACAGCAGATGAGCTCTTTGAG ATAGAAGAGGAGAATGCGGCTCTGCTCGCCGCTCTGACAGACAGTTTGGATGGCATGGTGGATGCAGAGGTGGGCGGGCTCTCCGTCTTCCCCGCCCTGGGGGAGGAGCCTGACCAGGAAGAGGAAGACGAGGACAGTCTTTCTCTCAGCACCGAGGACTTCAGCCAGTCCCTGGGGGCCGAGACAGAGGACCCTTCTCTA CTAAAGAAGCTGCTGCTGACTCCTCCCAACGTGCCCACGCCCATCGACGCACACAAAGATAGAGTCCCAGGGCATCGCTATAGCAACCGAAGCCTGCAAGTACGGCCGGTCAGACCACTGGTCAAG AGTGACCACCGTCAGGAGCGGAAGCCCCGAGTGGTGCGTCCAGCGGGCCGCCTGTGCACAGAACTCCACCGCCACCTCACCACCGCCCGGGACTCGGAGGAAAACCCGGCCCCCGACACAGAGGAGGACGAAGAGGACGAGGAGAGTGAGtcggaggaggatgaagaggaggaggaaggggaggaggaagaggaggagtctTCCAGCAGCGAGGTGGAAGGTGTGGGAGTTGTGGCAGCCGTCCCCGGTGAGCCAGCAAAGCCACAGTTTAGCTCAGAGAAAGAACTGCACTCTGTGGTAGAGCTGATCACGTACATGCACACGTACTGCCTGCCCACACGCAAGCAGCAGGGCTGGGAGCGTAAGGACCGGGAAGCCCCGAGGCCTCGGGCCAGAGCTGAGGCCTCCCGCCTAGCTACCACAAACTCTCACAGCAGAGTTGTTTTGGTGGCTACTCCTGGGACTAGTGTGGGTTTTACTGGGACAGGCAGTGCCCCCAGAAGGCTCCCATTTGCAAGGCGAAGGGAGATGAAAGCCAACTCCCTTCTGCGTGAGCTTCTGCAACAGAGCAGCTCTTTCGATGTGAGCAAGCCTTACAGACTGCACAGCCCCCCTTACCTCCACAGCCCTAACAGAGTAGGAGTATCTACTCCTTCTGCTGCGGCGAAATCAGCCTCATCCTACTTCCCCAGCTCCAGCACCCCTAAGCTAGAGCTTCGTAAAGACTCCTCTTCTCATGAGAGGAGAAGCTACTCCTCGGAGGCGCCTCAAAGCCCAGAGGAGACCGCAGAAGACGGCGGCTCCTTCTCTGTTCGGCGCTCCCGACGGCTGGCCTCCTTCCCCAGCCGCTTCGCCAAGAGGCTGCGGCCTGGACGAGCGAGGGAAGGAGAGGGTAGGgacagggaggagagggaggagggacgAGCAGGGGTCAAACTCATGCCAACCCAAGCAGGAGGGGGTACGACGACGAAGAAGCAGCCAGAGCAGCCTAACCCAGAAGACGACAGCACTGGTACAACGGAGCCGACCAAACCCTGCTGCCACG AAAAGCGAGCCTGCCTCTGTCTGCCTCTCAACTCCAAGTCCACTGG CAGAGAGTCCCAGTACAGCACCAAGTCTTTTGAGCAGACGCTCGGTGTGGATCTGTGTGGAACGGCAG GTCTCACCCCTCCCACCACCCCGCCTCACAAACCAGTGGAGGATGAGCTCTTTAAGCCAGCCGAGGGAGGAAAGGGAGGTGAAGGAACAGTTGGTGTTGATGGTGGCAGTGAGGCCTCAAGCACCATCACCGCTTCGAAGGGCTCGTCCTGGCTGAGCCGCACCCACCACCAGCGGAAGCTTCCAGAGCAAACGGAGCTGTATGCCCAACTGCGGCGCATGGGCCAGGCCGGCGACATCGACACCCACCGCACCTTTGGGGACCACGACTACTGTGCTCTGAGCCTCGGGGAGAGCCGCAAGCGCAGCGCCGCCATGCTCGGCGCCATCTTGCAGGCGCAAGGAGGGAGCGATGGAGTTGGATCCCAAGCACCCAAAGCTGCGGACAATCAGGTATCGGATGGAAATGGAAAGGAGAACAGGGAAAGGCTGGATGTGTCAGAAATCGCAGAACTGCTTGAGCACCACACGCCGACGGTGGTGATATCATCATCACCGCCGCTACACTGCCAATCGCCAGCTGCCACGCCGCCGGTCTCAGAGGAAGAGGCGGAGCGCTCGTCTCGCTCCCCCTCCCCCATTCTCCTGTGTCCTGACTCCCCCGCCAGCAAGACAGACTCCAg tgagaactcagaGATCTGTACCGACGACAAGCAGAGGAACAAAGCCAAGTCTGACGAG GACAACTGCCAGGTGTTTTACATCCACAACCTCCCAACCAGTGTGACCCAGAACATGCTGAGGAAACGCTTCCAGGTTTTTGGCAAACCTGAGGACTGCAAAGTCATCATCTGCAACGA AGAACGCTGTGGGGTGATAAAGATCCGCCAGTCGGGGGTTCAAAAGCACTGGAGAGAGCGGGAGACTGTTTTCCAGAATGGACCAGCAGGCCTACGGAGGCTGACAAGGAAACGCTACATAGATCTTg ATGAGGCAGGTCCGGGCCCTGTCAAGAGCAAGTACGATGCACTGGACTTTGACACTCTGCTGAAGGAGGCCCAAAAGTCCCTGCACCGCTGA
- the ppargc1b gene encoding peroxisome proliferator-activated receptor gamma coactivator 1-alpha isoform X2, producing MADCAPLLDEELSSFVFSYLTENSGSQYGEEEVCSDRLDTDFPDIDLSQLDTSDFDSVNCLSELQWCNDQPADVSPASIHYSTADELFEIEEENAALLAALTDSLDGMVDAEVGGLSVFPALGEEPDQEEEDEDSLSLSTEDFSQSLGAETEDPSLLKKLLLTPPNVPTPIDAHKDRVPGHRYSNRSLQVRPVRPLVKSDHRQERKPRVVRPAGRLCTELHRHLTTARDSEENPAPDTEEDEEDEESESEEDEEEEEGEEEEEESSSSEVEGVGVVAAVPGEPAKPQFSSEKELHSVVELITYMHTYCLPTRKQQGWERKDREAPRPRARAEASRLATTNSHSRVVLVATPGTSVGFTGTGSAPRRLPFARRREMKANSLLRELLQQSSSFDVSKPYRLHSPPYLHSPNRVGVSTPSAAAKSASSYFPSSSTPKLELRKDSSSHERRSYSSEAPQSPEETAEDGGSFSVRRSRRLASFPSRFAKRLRPGRAREGEGRDREEREEGRAGVKLMPTQAGGGTTTKKQPEQPNPEDDSTGTTEPTKPCCHEKRACLCLPLNSKSTGESQYSTKSFEQTLGVDLCGTAGLTPPTTPPHKPVEDELFKPAEGGKGGEGTVGVDGGSEASSTITASKGSSWLSRTHHQRKLPEQTELYAQLRRMGQAGDIDTHRTFGDHDYCALSLGESRKRSAAMLGAILQAQGGSDGVGSQAPKAADNQVSDGNGKENRERLDVSEIAELLEHHTPTVVISSSPPLHCQSPAATPPVSEEEAERSSRSPSPILLCPDSPASKTDSSENSEICTDDKQRNKAKSDEDNCQVFYIHNLPTSVTQNMLRKRFQVFGKPEDCKVIICNEERCGVIKIRQSGVQKHWRERETVFQNGPAGLRRLTRKRYIDLDEAGPGPVKSKYDALDFDTLLKEAQKSLHR from the exons CCGGCGGACGTGTCACCGGCCTCCATCCACTACAGTACAGCAGATGAGCTCTTTGAG ATAGAAGAGGAGAATGCGGCTCTGCTCGCCGCTCTGACAGACAGTTTGGATGGCATGGTGGATGCAGAGGTGGGCGGGCTCTCCGTCTTCCCCGCCCTGGGGGAGGAGCCTGACCAGGAAGAGGAAGACGAGGACAGTCTTTCTCTCAGCACCGAGGACTTCAGCCAGTCCCTGGGGGCCGAGACAGAGGACCCTTCTCTA CTAAAGAAGCTGCTGCTGACTCCTCCCAACGTGCCCACGCCCATCGACGCACACAAAGATAGAGTCCCAGGGCATCGCTATAGCAACCGAAGCCTGCAAGTACGGCCGGTCAGACCACTGGTCAAG AGTGACCACCGTCAGGAGCGGAAGCCCCGAGTGGTGCGTCCAGCGGGCCGCCTGTGCACAGAACTCCACCGCCACCTCACCACCGCCCGGGACTCGGAGGAAAACCCGGCCCCCGACACAGAGGAGGACGAAGAGGACGAGGAGAGTGAGtcggaggaggatgaagaggaggaggaaggggaggaggaagaggaggagtctTCCAGCAGCGAGGTGGAAGGTGTGGGAGTTGTGGCAGCCGTCCCCGGTGAGCCAGCAAAGCCACAGTTTAGCTCAGAGAAAGAACTGCACTCTGTGGTAGAGCTGATCACGTACATGCACACGTACTGCCTGCCCACACGCAAGCAGCAGGGCTGGGAGCGTAAGGACCGGGAAGCCCCGAGGCCTCGGGCCAGAGCTGAGGCCTCCCGCCTAGCTACCACAAACTCTCACAGCAGAGTTGTTTTGGTGGCTACTCCTGGGACTAGTGTGGGTTTTACTGGGACAGGCAGTGCCCCCAGAAGGCTCCCATTTGCAAGGCGAAGGGAGATGAAAGCCAACTCCCTTCTGCGTGAGCTTCTGCAACAGAGCAGCTCTTTCGATGTGAGCAAGCCTTACAGACTGCACAGCCCCCCTTACCTCCACAGCCCTAACAGAGTAGGAGTATCTACTCCTTCTGCTGCGGCGAAATCAGCCTCATCCTACTTCCCCAGCTCCAGCACCCCTAAGCTAGAGCTTCGTAAAGACTCCTCTTCTCATGAGAGGAGAAGCTACTCCTCGGAGGCGCCTCAAAGCCCAGAGGAGACCGCAGAAGACGGCGGCTCCTTCTCTGTTCGGCGCTCCCGACGGCTGGCCTCCTTCCCCAGCCGCTTCGCCAAGAGGCTGCGGCCTGGACGAGCGAGGGAAGGAGAGGGTAGGgacagggaggagagggaggagggacgAGCAGGGGTCAAACTCATGCCAACCCAAGCAGGAGGGGGTACGACGACGAAGAAGCAGCCAGAGCAGCCTAACCCAGAAGACGACAGCACTGGTACAACGGAGCCGACCAAACCCTGCTGCCACG AAAAGCGAGCCTGCCTCTGTCTGCCTCTCAACTCCAAGTCCACTGG AGAGTCCCAGTACAGCACCAAGTCTTTTGAGCAGACGCTCGGTGTGGATCTGTGTGGAACGGCAG GTCTCACCCCTCCCACCACCCCGCCTCACAAACCAGTGGAGGATGAGCTCTTTAAGCCAGCCGAGGGAGGAAAGGGAGGTGAAGGAACAGTTGGTGTTGATGGTGGCAGTGAGGCCTCAAGCACCATCACCGCTTCGAAGGGCTCGTCCTGGCTGAGCCGCACCCACCACCAGCGGAAGCTTCCAGAGCAAACGGAGCTGTATGCCCAACTGCGGCGCATGGGCCAGGCCGGCGACATCGACACCCACCGCACCTTTGGGGACCACGACTACTGTGCTCTGAGCCTCGGGGAGAGCCGCAAGCGCAGCGCCGCCATGCTCGGCGCCATCTTGCAGGCGCAAGGAGGGAGCGATGGAGTTGGATCCCAAGCACCCAAAGCTGCGGACAATCAGGTATCGGATGGAAATGGAAAGGAGAACAGGGAAAGGCTGGATGTGTCAGAAATCGCAGAACTGCTTGAGCACCACACGCCGACGGTGGTGATATCATCATCACCGCCGCTACACTGCCAATCGCCAGCTGCCACGCCGCCGGTCTCAGAGGAAGAGGCGGAGCGCTCGTCTCGCTCCCCCTCCCCCATTCTCCTGTGTCCTGACTCCCCCGCCAGCAAGACAGACTCCAg tgagaactcagaGATCTGTACCGACGACAAGCAGAGGAACAAAGCCAAGTCTGACGAG GACAACTGCCAGGTGTTTTACATCCACAACCTCCCAACCAGTGTGACCCAGAACATGCTGAGGAAACGCTTCCAGGTTTTTGGCAAACCTGAGGACTGCAAAGTCATCATCTGCAACGA AGAACGCTGTGGGGTGATAAAGATCCGCCAGTCGGGGGTTCAAAAGCACTGGAGAGAGCGGGAGACTGTTTTCCAGAATGGACCAGCAGGCCTACGGAGGCTGACAAGGAAACGCTACATAGATCTTg ATGAGGCAGGTCCGGGCCCTGTCAAGAGCAAGTACGATGCACTGGACTTTGACACTCTGCTGAAGGAGGCCCAAAAGTCCCTGCACCGCTGA